In a genomic window of Halalkaliarchaeum sp. AArc-CO:
- a CDS encoding DNA translocase FtsK: MSESPQTQANSYKSNEDLIGKAIANETVEQLTEENIGVIIESPPRFDAEEFVDILCSNARYDVGLGLVSIDEADIDDLQSRTEDSSVRLTDKVSVAVNWRNGTDTGFEWEGRIEPEKLVILVRGDHARLNSMKDFEGMVDLPLAEITREITDQMQAQEQFADSPPAKAIWETLGSDLYDRFEIPAVADYATSTLKESEQASLDALGTELYRLRLFNDPGLNNPAEIPDRLSDNLDLVLRVSHMSNRDRRRLTNSVTKVDDSEREEREKFVAKLRRFERTGDSEILADLTYNEVKEIFFTSGQSSRRRSTTSTRRDVESASVEAVFDDNDEELERLSEEFDDQYREAVEEEESRVDMEFTGDEQLAFDVNDDLYYFVEHFVTEDFFGGIIHNPEDRQSAIKNFQALRSENFQPRGDDSSFEKLRRVAENSGKFEDLVESIDRYVTARGELVDALPGLLSAPLIRLLGDEDLLESAEEYIEAYREVQDKLDKKYREIQNVSSEGSSKLLSDFLLFDTIILEYEDDRELILSPLHPLHLWKYSELAREMKDEKESLTEEERNFLINSVEEQPHVLRSIHVGGNYRLADETYLVQSAEIDRLPVYTRIENAAEGTNSKFYDYVLDKFTSAYPPSRRHLKISVIDPLDPVDLLSDIADLAENEEIQGATVEFAFIEDEEKPVLNGTASSSVSEDIINLFGPDNDSGKFEIVTTEHPSYDSYAEDLKGDPQHFILINDQSDFSIQTFERDAETTIHPLYVPKEFDYDLLEDKINISPSKEGVLFSEYQDLINQLYNQRQAVHNAEVNELNVEKETIDELLDSAIWVSISSPPMNGNPFWKDNLISRERRGERDFATYSEDIDYFRRVLRRIINEYRLAPDDTDLEEIAERIADLQQSGLLRLITRETLGSGKSRNTKGLLGSIIAVQWLQQTLADPKLIFSIDNPRTREWLNLGDSESRADILTVQFDDDGGLILDIIEIKTLEETSSAYTVKDEGGTKVVEGSAVDQVFETTDTIRGLFTGDKNLTTSPRKEALREQLYYELTSAEGMEGKQEWADRINDVFNGDAQIEINPRIVSVEVTSEATSDERIDGVTPNAQSIRVDKLPRQSIKRLIVSGIEDREDQEPEQDTEKEAVEAEETDDFDEAETEDDEEKAGGEEEDTVSDDEETDVDTESADRFGDPEEYTDLVETLKRVLNDFKIKIRNIDPDDIEVGPNVVRFKIRLAPGEKQSSLEQRTQDIAREMAFEKEPIVQRLPGTEYIALDVPRENNVVVPLRDYRDRYKPSDDIETASLPFLAGVTPDGIVHRSDLSEAPHMLVGGATGSGKTVFLYSLILNFIEQKGEDNVEFALVDPKETDFIFFDSLPNLSNGEVITDAEDAANLFEWLVEDEIPRRKQLLRESVCRDIGEYNEQNPDDQMKPIVVIIDEYSDLLQQLGEDADDTEDNVRRIAQIARAQGVHLVISTQRPSHEAIDTDLRANLDTRVAFRLPKQSDSRILIDEGGAEELGGDGDMLLKEADRTTRLQGLYVDSDDIRELINQYR, translated from the coding sequence ATGAGCGAAAGTCCACAGACACAAGCCAACTCATACAAGAGCAACGAGGATCTGATTGGCAAAGCAATCGCGAACGAGACAGTCGAACAACTGACTGAGGAAAACATCGGGGTCATCATCGAATCTCCGCCTCGGTTCGACGCCGAGGAGTTCGTCGACATCCTCTGCAGTAACGCACGATACGATGTCGGCCTGGGTCTGGTTAGCATCGACGAAGCAGACATCGACGATCTCCAGTCACGGACTGAGGACTCCTCCGTCAGACTCACAGACAAAGTCAGTGTCGCAGTCAACTGGCGAAACGGCACCGACACCGGATTCGAATGGGAGGGACGTATCGAGCCAGAGAAACTGGTAATCCTGGTCCGGGGAGACCACGCCCGCCTGAACTCGATGAAAGACTTTGAGGGCATGGTCGACCTGCCTCTGGCAGAAATTACTCGAGAAATCACGGACCAGATGCAGGCCCAGGAACAGTTCGCCGACAGTCCCCCAGCAAAAGCCATCTGGGAAACCCTTGGATCCGACCTCTACGATAGATTCGAAATCCCTGCAGTAGCAGACTACGCAACCTCGACGCTCAAGGAATCAGAACAAGCCTCACTTGATGCTCTCGGAACTGAACTCTACAGACTGCGGCTGTTCAACGACCCAGGGCTCAACAACCCAGCCGAAATCCCGGACAGGCTTTCCGACAACCTGGACCTCGTTCTGCGAGTCTCTCACATGTCTAACAGGGATCGACGACGCCTCACTAATAGCGTCACCAAAGTCGACGACAGCGAAAGGGAAGAACGGGAAAAATTCGTAGCCAAGCTTCGACGGTTCGAACGAACAGGTGACTCGGAGATTCTCGCCGACCTGACGTACAACGAGGTTAAGGAGATCTTCTTCACCTCCGGCCAGTCCAGTCGGCGACGTTCAACCACCAGCACCCGTAGAGATGTCGAATCCGCCAGTGTGGAAGCAGTCTTCGACGACAACGACGAAGAACTGGAACGGCTTTCAGAAGAGTTCGACGACCAGTACCGAGAAGCCGTAGAGGAAGAAGAAAGCCGGGTCGATATGGAGTTCACCGGGGACGAACAGCTGGCCTTCGACGTCAACGACGACCTCTATTACTTCGTCGAACATTTCGTCACCGAGGACTTCTTCGGCGGCATCATACACAATCCAGAGGACAGACAGAGCGCGATCAAGAACTTCCAAGCCCTGAGAAGCGAGAATTTTCAGCCGCGAGGCGACGACAGCAGCTTCGAAAAACTCCGTAGAGTAGCCGAGAACAGCGGCAAGTTCGAGGACCTGGTTGAATCCATCGACCGATACGTAACAGCCCGCGGCGAACTTGTCGACGCCCTCCCCGGACTACTCTCCGCACCGCTCATCCGGCTTCTTGGGGACGAAGATCTGTTGGAATCGGCAGAAGAGTACATCGAGGCATACCGCGAAGTCCAGGACAAACTGGACAAGAAGTACCGAGAGATTCAGAACGTCAGCTCCGAAGGATCCTCCAAACTCCTCTCCGACTTCCTCCTATTTGATACCATCATCCTCGAATACGAAGACGACAGAGAACTCATCCTCTCCCCGCTGCACCCGCTCCACCTCTGGAAATACTCCGAACTGGCGCGGGAAATGAAGGACGAGAAGGAATCGCTGACCGAGGAGGAACGCAACTTCCTAATCAACAGCGTCGAAGAACAGCCGCACGTCCTCCGCAGTATCCATGTCGGCGGGAACTACAGACTGGCGGATGAGACCTACCTTGTACAGTCAGCTGAAATCGACAGGCTGCCAGTCTACACCCGGATTGAGAACGCAGCGGAAGGCACGAACTCCAAGTTCTACGACTACGTCCTCGACAAATTCACGTCAGCATACCCACCGTCCCGACGTCACCTCAAGATCAGCGTCATCGATCCCTTGGATCCGGTAGACCTGCTCTCTGATATCGCTGACCTGGCGGAGAATGAGGAAATCCAAGGCGCAACAGTGGAGTTCGCCTTCATCGAGGACGAAGAGAAACCTGTCCTCAACGGTACTGCCTCATCCAGCGTCTCTGAGGACATCATCAACCTGTTCGGCCCTGACAACGACTCTGGCAAGTTCGAGATTGTTACAACCGAACACCCCAGTTACGACTCATACGCTGAGGATCTGAAGGGTGACCCACAGCACTTCATTCTGATCAACGACCAGAGCGACTTCAGCATCCAAACCTTCGAACGAGACGCCGAGACCACAATCCACCCACTGTACGTCCCGAAAGAGTTCGACTACGACCTGCTCGAGGACAAGATCAACATCTCGCCGTCGAAGGAGGGGGTCCTCTTCTCCGAGTATCAGGACTTGATCAACCAGCTGTATAACCAGCGGCAGGCTGTCCACAACGCCGAGGTCAACGAACTCAACGTCGAAAAGGAGACTATCGACGAGCTCCTCGACTCCGCGATTTGGGTCTCCATCTCCTCACCGCCGATGAACGGCAACCCGTTCTGGAAGGACAACCTGATCTCCAGGGAACGACGCGGCGAACGCGACTTCGCCACGTACTCGGAGGACATAGACTACTTCCGACGAGTCCTCCGCCGTATCATCAACGAATACCGCCTAGCTCCTGACGACACCGACCTGGAGGAGATCGCGGAGAGAATAGCCGACCTGCAGCAAAGCGGTCTTCTCCGCCTGATAACCCGGGAAACCCTCGGCAGCGGAAAATCCCGGAATACGAAAGGCCTGCTTGGCTCGATCATCGCAGTCCAGTGGCTTCAGCAGACACTGGCCGACCCCAAGCTGATCTTCTCTATCGACAACCCACGTACCCGGGAATGGCTGAACCTGGGAGACAGCGAGAGCCGGGCTGACATCCTCACCGTCCAGTTCGACGACGACGGCGGCCTCATCCTCGACATCATTGAAATCAAGACTCTGGAAGAAACCAGCAGCGCCTACACCGTCAAAGACGAAGGCGGTACCAAGGTCGTCGAAGGAAGTGCCGTCGACCAAGTCTTCGAGACGACAGACACGATCCGCGGCCTGTTCACCGGCGACAAAAACCTCACTACGTCGCCCCGGAAAGAGGCTCTCCGCGAACAACTGTACTACGAGCTGACCTCCGCAGAAGGCATGGAGGGCAAGCAGGAGTGGGCAGACAGGATTAACGACGTATTCAACGGGGATGCTCAAATCGAGATCAACCCGAGGATCGTCTCGGTGGAAGTCACCAGCGAAGCCACGTCGGACGAACGAATCGACGGCGTAACTCCGAACGCCCAGTCCATCAGGGTTGACAAGCTTCCTCGCCAGTCGATTAAGCGGCTGATCGTCAGTGGCATCGAGGACCGGGAAGACCAGGAGCCAGAACAGGATACCGAAAAAGAAGCTGTGGAAGCAGAGGAAACGGACGACTTCGACGAAGCTGAGACAGAAGATGACGAAGAGAAAGCCGGCGGAGAAGAGGAAGACACCGTCAGTGACGACGAGGAGACAGATGTCGACACGGAATCTGCTGACCGATTCGGTGACCCCGAAGAATACACCGACCTGGTAGAAACTCTGAAACGGGTTCTCAACGATTTCAAGATCAAGATCCGGAACATCGACCCCGACGATATCGAGGTCGGGCCAAACGTCGTTCGCTTCAAAATCCGGCTGGCACCAGGCGAGAAACAGAGCTCCTTGGAGCAACGGACACAGGATATAGCCCGGGAAATGGCGTTCGAGAAAGAACCGATCGTCCAGCGACTGCCTGGAACTGAATACATTGCCCTGGACGTTCCCCGGGAGAACAACGTCGTGGTCCCTCTACGCGACTACAGGGACCGGTACAAGCCGTCCGACGACATCGAGACGGCCTCACTACCCTTCTTGGCAGGAGTCACACCAGACGGCATTGTCCACCGCTCGGATCTCTCTGAAGCACCGCATATGCTGGTCGGTGGAGCAACAGGCAGCGGGAAAACTGTGTTCCTGTACTCCCTGATTTTGAACTTCATAGAGCAGAAAGGCGAGGACAACGTTGAGTTCGCCCTGGTCGACCCGAAGGAGACTGACTTCATCTTCTTCGATTCCCTGCCGAACCTTTCCAACGGCGAAGTGATTACCGACGCCGAAGACGCTGCCAATCTGTTTGAGTGGCTGGTCGAGGACGAAATCCCGCGTAGGAAACAACTGCTGCGGGAAAGCGTCTGCCGGGACATCGGAGAATACAACGAGCAGAATCCGGACGACCAGATGAAGCCTATCGTTGTCATCATCGACGAATACAGCGACCTTCTCCAGCAGCTCGGGGAGGACGCTGATGATACCGAGGACAACGTCCGGCGTATCGCCCAGATCGCACGGGCACAGGGCGTCCATCTCGTCATCTCCACCCAGCGACCTTCCCACGAGGCGATCGACACGGACCTCCGTGCCAACCTAGATACCCGAGTGGCTTTCCGACTCCCGAAACAATCCGATTCCCGGATCCTGATCGACGAAGGGGGAGCTGAAGAACTCGGAGGTGACGGCGACATGCTACTGAAAGAAGCAGACAGAACCACCCGTCTCCAAGGCCTCTACGTGGACTCCGATGACATCCGCGAACTCATCAACCAGTACCGGTAG